The following coding sequences lie in one Oryctolagus cuniculus chromosome 7, mOryCun1.1, whole genome shotgun sequence genomic window:
- the LOC138850360 gene encoding uncharacterized protein has protein sequence MAVPTESRARSAARGGTATPPGRGCARSCGSGSPAQLPWPPGFVGRAPAVPAGGRAGALASALPTRRGRVGQARARYRALLETKRRHSALQVSGCPGPFFCRNLHRDGNSVSGQQHLQELPGAEVVTPPPPTLQGSGPPRRALCMALAKSSWLDCDQLGIRYYPLVSCFCSFTHHLHQQIFVCIIKAQASARFADNSRAEDASLSWRSYLK, from the exons ATGGCAGTGCCTACA GAGAGTCGGGCCCGCAGCGCGGCGCGGGGCGGGACGGCGACGCCCCCGGGGCGGGGCTgcgctcggtcctgcggctccgGGAGCCCGGCACAGCTGCCCTGGCCGCCCGGCTTCGTTGGCCGCGCGCCCGCGGTCCCGGCGGGAGGAAGGGCAGGCGCGCTGGCCTCTGCTCTCCCCACTCGGAGAGGCCGAGTTGGGCAGGCGCGGGCCAGGTACCGGGCTCTTCTGGAGACTAAGCGACGGCACTCTGCGCTCCAGGTCTCAGGCTGCCCTGGTCCTTTCTTCTGCAGGAACCTCCACAGGGACGGAAACAGTGTCTCCGGGCAACAGCATCTTCAGGAACTCCCCGGGGCTGAGGTGGTGActccccctccacccaccctACAAGGAAGCGGGCCGCCGAGGAGGGCGC TATGTATGGCACTTGCTAAATCCTCCTGGCTAGATTGTGACCAGCTTGGAATCAGGTATTATCCCCTTGTATCATGTTTTTGTTCGTTCACCCATCACCTTCATCAACAAATCTTTGTTTGCATCATCAAGGCGCAGGCCAGTGCCAGGTTTGCTGACAATAGTCGTGCAGAAGACGCCTCACTCTCATGGAGATCCTACTTAAAGTGA